The sequence CCAATGCCAACACCGGAACTAAAGGCCCCCCCTCCATTCCATTCTAATAGCTCTAAGACCTTTTTTGCCCTTTGATCAAATTTGTGCTTGAGTTTCATATAGAGATAGACACCATCTACATGATTATCAACTGTTAGAATCTCTCTTTGTAACCCCCGATTATAAAAATCTTCTGTTCGCTCAAGAATGATATCCATGGCAGTGCGGCTTTCTTGATAGGAGAGGTCATCAGTGGAAATGTTAACCCCTCTCCCAGAGTATACGAGGTGATAAAAGCAGGCCCTGTTTATCCCTTCCCTTTCTATAAAATCAAATATTTTAGGGAGATCATCATAGTTTTGTCTTGTGAGAGTCATTCGGAGTCCAACACGCTGACCCACATTAACGCAGTTTCTAAAGCCATTCATCGCCTTTTTAAAAGCACCTTTTTCTCCTCTGAATTTATCGTTTGTTTCTCCAATGCCATCGAGACTAATTCCTACATAGGTAAAGCCAGAATCCTTTATCTTTTGAGCTATTTCTTTTGTTATTAAGGTTCCGTTTGTAGACAGAGTGGGTCTTATTCCCAAACTTACTGCGTAGCTCACTAACTCAAAGAGGTCTTTTCTCATTAATGGTTCTCCACCGGAGATGAGGAGAGCAGGGATTTCAAAATTTGCCAGGTCATCAAGCATACTCTTCGCTTCTTCTGTAGAAAGTTCTTTGGGATAGCTTTTCTTTTCTGAATCTGTATAACAATGGATACAGCTAAGATTACAGGTTCTGGTAGAATTCCATACGGTTACGGGTCGTCTTTCACCAGCAGCTTTTGGAACCTTTCTTCCCCCAATCAATGAATGAGAGCTCTCCTTGGAGCCGTAGCGAATAAAGTCTCCCTGACTATGGGTACCGCAATAAAGTTTGGTTATGTCTATCATAATCTCATCTGAAGAATTAAAAAAATAAAAGCTCCTCTTTCATCTTATCCATATCTAAGATGACAATGCTTGCTTTACCTGTTAACCAGCCTCCAGCCTCGCCAGAATTGATAATGAGTGTAGAGTTTTCTTTCCTGATATCGTTTTTATGAGTATGGCCGTATATAATAATATCATAGAGACCACTTTTTGTTGCTGCTTCTAAGATAAGAGGTTCATGTAACATCAAGATCTTCTTACCACTAAGTTCAAAGGGGTAAGGGGGAAGGTGAAGTTCCCACCCCATTTTGGTAGCAAGATCATTTAGCCTTAGTTTGTCACCATCATTGTTTCCAAAGACACCTATGAGTTTTTTAAAAGAGCCCTCCAAGGCTCTCAGAACAAAAGGTGAGATAAAATCTCCGCCATGCAGGATGGTATCTATTTTATTTTTTTTAAATATTTCAATCGCTCTATTTAGACTGTTCAGATTATCGTGGGTATCAGATATTATTCCTATTTTCATGCCTTGTTTTCTTTTAATAAATTTATAATCTCATCTGGTAAAAGATTTCTGTTTTTCTCATTCACCTCTACGATTTTTGTATCTTCTCTTCTTTTTATAGAA is a genomic window of Nitrospinota bacterium containing:
- a CDS encoding metallophosphoesterase; translated protein: MKIGIISDTHDNLNSLNRAIEIFKKNKIDTILHGGDFISPFVLRALEGSFKKLIGVFGNNDGDKLRLNDLATKMGWELHLPPYPFELSGKKILMLHEPLILEAATKSGLYDIIIYGHTHKNDIRKENSTLIINSGEAGGWLTGKASIVILDMDKMKEELLFF
- a CDS encoding radical SAM protein, which encodes MIDITKLYCGTHSQGDFIRYGSKESSHSLIGGRKVPKAAGERRPVTVWNSTRTCNLSCIHCYTDSEKKSYPKELSTEEAKSMLDDLANFEIPALLISGGEPLMRKDLFELVSYAVSLGIRPTLSTNGTLITKEIAQKIKDSGFTYVGISLDGIGETNDKFRGEKGAFKKAMNGFRNCVNVGQRVGLRMTLTRQNYDDLPKIFDFIEREGINRACFYHLVYSGRGVNISTDDLSYQESRTAMDIILERTEDFYNRGLQREILTVDNHVDGVYLYMKLKHKFDQRAKKVLELLEWNGGGAFSSGVGIG